Proteins from one Impatiens glandulifera chromosome 2, dImpGla2.1, whole genome shotgun sequence genomic window:
- the LOC124925103 gene encoding serine/threonine-protein kinase RIPK-like, whose amino-acid sequence MCSIDLNRSNEKQDLVEWALPYLGSERNIKSILDFQIEGQYSFQGVMKAGTIIQRCLQKKSKERPSMKEVVVALEEIATIEGKTMYELHTTSSSTSESSPDVVIGRSIHVDTKPTNAAKPKLSPFFSRLVFKSKSNLN is encoded by the coding sequence ATGTGTTCCATAGATCTCAATAGGAGTAATGAAAAACAAGACTTGGTTGAGTGGGCATTGCCATATCTTGGTAGCGAAAGGAACATAAAATCCATTTTGGATTTCCAGATTGAGGGTCAGTATTCATTCCAGGGAGTAATGAAGGCAGGTACAATCATCCAAAGATGTCTGCAAAAGAAGTCAAAGGAAAGGCCCTCAATGAAGGAAGTTGTAGTAGCTTTGGAAGAAATAGCAACAATTGAAGGAAAAACAATGTATGAGCTGCAtacaacatcatcatcaacatcagAATCTTCCCCGGATGTTGTTATTGGGAGGAGTATTCACGTGGATACAAAACCAACCAATGCAGCAAAGCCAAAGTTGTCCCCGTTCTTTAGTCGACTAGTATTCAAATCCAAAAGCAACTTAAACTAA
- the LOC124925642 gene encoding receptor-like protein kinase FERONIA, translating into MLWFPLFRLRTLILLKKTKEKMFLISRPNTTFTFLCFIHCYLVLVCLLWMVHGETHLPFHPTEIIAINCGSYGNSTSLDGRQWIGDATTNKFFDNGKSKSLKTVENALSAVGTPYSTARVSYSHFTYTFHSISGPMFIRLHFYPTSYKGFTRSNAFFTVKAGPYTLLSNFSPSLTAEAFGLKSIVKEFSLHVEENKPLRLTFSPSRTCSCDDELYAFVNGIEVVSMPNTLYYTPQGDSGASVVGHNRRFLIGNSFALETVHRLNIGGISLLSTQDTGMFREWSSDSNYLVESGSSSLSPLATSSNIIYRKIPTFIAPSKVYQTSWAMKSGFKLSWKLPVDLGFRYLVRFHFCELDYQIKEMGQRKFSLFINNQMAESDGDLIKWAGGHGVAIYMDYIMMMDGDRMEGKHDLLIDFYSNMIPELQLEEEEHVDTILKGLEVFKLSNNDKNLAGVNPVIPLSTKPRRFASPFSGRNNIFTLVVLLLVIPNIIVYYFQIYMENADNKIVFPCPPDEKVDNKTVFPSPPDEEKVDNKNAFTCPPDEKVDNKTVFPYPPDEKVDDKTAFPYPPDEMVENQIVFPIPYPPEELCRRFSLAELKFATNNFDDRLVIGRGGFGKVYKGNVAGVTKTVAIKRLSSNSKQGAEEFWTEIEIFSKLQHDHLVALIGYCDEHKEMILVYENMTRGSLADHLYKSYNDGKGRLEPLPWNRRLKLCIDAARGLSFLHESEPAIIHRDVKSTNILLDENWVAKISDFGLCRKFRFSHSCTHVSTSVKGTFGYLDPKYFLNGELTMKTDVYAFGVVLWEVLCGRPAIDIRFEDEQRSLALWAQSCFEDGILGHIVDPSLRGQIPVSSLKLISTIASQCLHNHLKKRPSMADIVSRLNSELDSLNNLDKLKVPEFGSWNDENDPRLTEVNYVPVLPQNLSKQGDIGGPVVTRSHVEVQLKIYSFNDMKRATQDFHNYLGQGGFGNVYRGWVNEKTLKPCKPGRGISVAIKKLDIGGMQGNEEWKAEVNVLGRISSRHPNLVKMFGYCMEKRQHCLVYEFVENGSLDKHLFTKGSISKRLSWDIRLKIAIGAAQGLAFLHTSKPSIIVRDVKSSNILLDKDYNAKLSDFGLAKDGPSDYSTHVSTRVVGTIGYAAPEYMLTGHLTTKSDVYCFGVLLLEIFTGSRVFDNNRQPEQQYLVDWAMPYLDSERIRSILDVQIEGQYSLVGAVKAGKMIQRCLNEKPKERPSMKEVVETLEEIAATVEGKTMSELHTTSESSPDGRSIHVDTTEPPTNAAKPKLSRFFSRLLFKSKCNLNPFRLN; encoded by the exons ATGCTTTGGTTCCCTCTTTTCCGTTTAAGAACTCTTATCTTGcttaagaaaacaaaagaaaaaatgtttcTCATTTCAAGACCCAATACCACCTTTACCTTCCTCTGTTTCATCCACTGTTATCTTGTTCTTGTTTGCCTTCTTTGGATGGTTCATGGTGAAACTCATCTTCCATTTCACCCCACAGAGATTATTGCTATTAATTGCGGCTCTTATGGCAATTCAACTTCTTTAGATGGACGCCAATGGATTGGAGATGCCACTACTAATAAATTCTTTGATAATGGTAAATCTAAAAGCTTAAAAACTGTTGAGAATGCTCTATCTGCTGTTGGCACTCCCTACTCGACCGCTCGGGTGTCCTATTCACACTTCACCTACACATTCCACAGCATTTCAGGCCCAATGTTCATACGCTTGCACTTCTATCCTACTTCATACAAGGGTTTCACTAGATCAAACGCTTTCTTTACAGTTAAAGCCGGTCCTTACACCCTCCTCAGCAACTTCAGCCCTTCCTTGACAGCTGAGGCTTTTGGGTTAAAGTCTATTGTAAAAGAATTCTCCTTGCATGTCGAAGAAAATAAACCATTGCGCTTGACATTCTCGCCATCTAGAACTTGTTCCTGTGATGACGAGCTGTATGCTTTTGTTAATGGAATTGAAGTTGTCTCCATGCCCAATACCCTTTACTATACTCCACAAGGTGATTCAGGGGCATCCGTTGTTGGACATAATCGCCGGTTTCTAATTGGTAATAGCTTTGCACTAGAGACTGTACACAGGTTGAATATTGGTGGAATCTCCCTTTTGTCTACACAAGATACCGGGATGTTTCGAGAATGGTCTAGCGACTCCAACTATTTGGTTGAATCTGGATCATCAAGTCTTTCACCTTTAGCAACATCATCGAATATCATCTATCGGAAAATTCCCACATTCATTGCACCATCAAAAGTATATCAGACATCCTGGGCAATGAAGAGTGGCTTCAAACTATCATGGAAGTTACCTGTTGATTTGGGGTTCAGGTACTTGGTTAGATTCCATTTCTGCGAGCTTGATTACCAAATCAAGGAGATGGGACAAAGAAAGTTcagtttgtttataaataatcagATGGCTGAGAGTGATGGGGATCTGATCAAGTGGGCCGGAGGGCATGGTGTTGCAATTTATATGGATTACATAATGATGATGGATGGAGATAGAATGGAGGGTAAGCATGATCTGCTTATAGATTTTTACTCAAACATGATTCCTGAACTTcagttagaagaagaagaacatgtCGATACCATCTTAAAAGGATTGGAAGTATTTAAGTTGAGCAATAATGACAAGAATCTTGCTGGGGTGAATCCAGTGATTCCTTTATCTACAAAACCCCGAAGGTTTGCATCACCTTTCAGTGGTAGaaacaatatttttacattAGTTGTTCTTCTACTGGTAATTCCGAACAtcattgtttattattttcaaatctatATGGAAAACGCTGATAACAAAATTGTCTTTCCATGCCCACCTGATGAAAAGGTTGATAACAAAACTGTCTTTCCCTCCCCACCTGATGAAGAAAAGGTTGATAACAAAAATGCCTTTACATGCCCACCTGATGAAAAGGTTGATAACAAAACTGTCTTTCCATACCCACCTGATGAAAAGGTTGATGACAAAACTGCTTTTCCATACCCACCTGATGAAATGGTTGAAAACCAAATTGTCTTTCCAATTCCATACCCACCTGAAGAACTGTGTCGCCGTTTTTCACTTGCTGAACTGAAATTCGCAACTAACAACTTTGATGATAGATTAGTTATAGGAAGAGGAGGGTTTGGTAAGGTCTACAAAGGAAACGTTGCAGGTGTCACCAAAACCGTTGCTATAAAGCGATTGAGTTCAAATTCCAAACAAGGGGCAGAAGAGTTCTGGACAGAGATTGAGATATTTTCCAAGCTTCAACATGATCACCTTGTTGCTTTGATTGGTTATTGTGATGAGCATAAAGAAATGATCCTTGTTTATGAGAACATGACACGTGGGTCCCTCGCTGATCATTTGTATAAAAGCTATAATGATGGTAAAGGTAGACTTGAACCTCTGCCTTGGAATAGAAGGCTAAAACTTTGCATTGATGCTGCTCGAGGTTTGAGTTTTCTTCATGAAAGTGAACCCGCCATCATACATAGGGACGTGAAGAGCACTAATATTTTGCTGGATGAGAACTGGGTGGCGAAGATTTCTGATTTTGGATTGTGCAGAAAGTTCAGGTTTAGCCATTCATGCACCCATGTGAGCACATCAGTAAAAGGAACATTTGGATATCTAGACCCAAAGTATTTCTTAAATGGGGAGCTGACCATGAAAACAGACGTTTATGCCTTTGGAGTTGTTCTGTGGGAAGTTCTTTGTGGAAGACCGGCTATAGACATAAGATTTGAGGACGAGCAACGAAGTCTAGCCTTATGGGCCCAAAGTTGCTTTGAAGATGGAATTCTTGGCCATATTGTTGACCCTTCTTTGAGAGGCCAAATACCTGTTTCCTCCTTGAAATTGATTTCAACAATTGCCAGTCAGTGCTTACATAACCATCTCAAAAAAAGACCTTCTATGGCTGATATTGTTTCCCGCCTTAATTCAGAACTTGATTCTTTAAATAACTTGGATAAGCTCAAGGTACCGGAATTTGGATCATGGAATGATGAAAATGATCCTCGACTTACAGAAGTAAATTATGTTCCTGTCCTGCCGCAAAACTTAAGTAAACAAG GGGATATTGGTGGACCTGTCGTTACTAGAAGCCATGTGGAAGTGCAGTTAAAAATATACAGTTTTAATGATATGAAGAGAGCTACACAAGACTTTCATAACTATTTGGGTCAAGGAGGTTTTGGGAATGTCTATAGGGGTTGGGTCAATGAAAAGACACTTAAACCTTGCAAGCCTGGTAGAGGAATTTCTGTAGCCATCAAGAAACTTGATATTGGAGGCATGCAGGGCAATGAAGAGTGGAAg GCGGAAGTGAATGTTTTGGGAAGGATATCATCTCGTCATCCTAACTTGGTCAAAATGTTTGGCTACTGTATGGAAAAGAGACAACACTGTCTGGTATATGAATTTGTGGAGAATGGGAGTTTGGACAAGCATCTTTTCACAA AAGGTTCTATTTCTAAACGGCTTTCTTGGGATATCCGACTCAAGATAGCTATAGGTGCTGCCCAAGGCCTTGCTTTCTTGCACACTTCAAAACCGTCGATAATAGTGAGGGACGTCAAATCATCTAATATACTGCTTGACAAG GACTACAATGCAAAACTGTCAGACTTTGGCTTGGCAAAAGATGGGCCATCCGATTACTCCACCCATGTCTCAACAAGAGTGGTGGGTACTATCGGCTATGCAGCTCCAGAATACATGTTAACag GTCATCTAACTACAAAGAGCGATGTATACTGTTTTGGTGTATTGCTTCTGGAGATATTTACAGGATCGCGTGTCTTTGATAATAATCGGCAGCCAGAACAACAATACTTGGTTGATTGGGCAATGCCCTATCTTGACAGCGAAAGGATAAGATCCATTTTGGATGTCCAGATTGAGGGGCAGTATTCGCTTGTGGGAGCTGTAAAGGCAGGTAAAATGATCCAAAGATGTCTGAATGAAAAACCAAAGGAAAGACCCTCAATGAAGGAAGTTGTAGAAACTTTGGAAGAAATAGCAGCAACAGTTGAAGGAAAAACAATGTCTGAGCTGCATACAACATCAGAATCTTCCCCAGATGGGAGGAGTATTCACGTGGATACAACAGAACCACCAACCAATGCAGCAAAGCCAAAATTGTCCAGGTTCTTTAGTCGACTACTATTCAAATCAAAATGCAACCTTAATCCCTTTAGATTAAACTAA
- the LOC124925104 gene encoding uncharacterized protein LOC124925104, whose amino-acid sequence MANSGSNSPSRNPESPPRSGSDENVTPAMAVSNNNPTPSREGGGGGAVGSYTLQRNVPGMETNLRKRAREGGDPGAGPSTLPPQLRPAPPVLSVDVAPEVPVLATEDGEAVELVCAVCVIRFESDKSLARHMRMHPERPWRAMFPPPRDEFADVRELLNDPEEEEEEEEEEAERKPNLPDLNKSP is encoded by the coding sequence ATGGCCAACTCCGGTAGCAACTCTCCTTCCCGTAACCCCGAGTCCCCTCCTCGTTCCGGGTCCGACGAGAACGTGACTCCGGCGATGGCGGTGAGCAATAATAATCCTACTCCGTCAAgggaaggaggaggaggaggagcagTTGGATCTTATACTCTGCAAAGAAATGTTCCTGGTATGGAGACGAACCTAAGAAAGAGGGCTAGGGAAGGGGGAGACCCGGGAGCGGGTCCGTCAACCCTGCCACCGCAACTGAGGCCGGCTCCTCCAGTACTCTCTGTCGACGTCGCCCCGGAAGTCCCGGTGTTGGCGACAGAAGACGGGGAAGCGGTGGAGTTAGTTTGCGCGGTATGCGTAATAAGATTTGAGAGTGATAAGAGTCTGGCTAGGCATATGAGGATGCATCCGGAGAGGCCGTGGCGGGCAATGTTCCCACCACCGAGGGATGAATTTGCTGATGTTAGAGAACTGTTGAACGATcccgaagaagaagaagaagaagaagaagaggaggccGAGAGGAAGCCGAATCTCCCCGATTTGAACAAGAGTCCATAA